The region CATATTCTGAAAAAAAAGCCGGATGAATTCCCGGTGGATCATCTCGGCGCCCTGGTGATACCAGCGACCTTCCTTATCAATAGATATGAGGCATGGGGGTATGGGTTCGCACTGCGCCGTCATCTTATTTTCCTGCTCATGATGAAATTTCGTCTTGATCCTCTCTGCCTCTGCCGGTTCATGGCCGCGGCCCAGACAGCCTCGGCGGGAAAAGAGACCCCTGCGGCCTGACGAGGATCTTAACCGATAAGCCGCCGACGCCTTCTCATGTTGCCCCGCAAGTCGGGACTCCGGACACAGGGATCTATACACCGGAAATGGTTTCGCCGTCAAGAGGGGTCGGGATGGGGCATCGGTCCCATAGGTCGGTGCATGGCTGCATAATTTCTGCAAAATACGGATTACAGGGTCACTGCATCGGTTTTGCCTTGCAAAATTGTGAATGGATTTTATAATCGATCCGAAGTGACGTCATGCCGAGGACGCTTGTCCCCGTGCCGGGAAGTCCATTCTCAGCCTAACATTGAGGAGGTCTTATGAAACAGACGCTGATTAAAATTTCCCTTTTCTTCATAGGCGTTGCGCTTACCTGCCCGGGATGCAAGACCCTGAGCCTTCCCACGGGGAGGGGATACACCCAACTGGTCCAGGAATATGTGGGGCATGAGGCGGACAGACTCGTGAATGAGTGGGGTTATCCGGGCAGGACATTCGATGCCCCTGACCAGGGCAAGGTATATGTGTATGTGGAGACGAGGGACGAATACACCCTGAACCCCCTGGCCCACTCGGCCCTCATTGAGTATCCGCCCCGGGTGGACCCCCGAAGCGGACGCACCGGTGAAAGCGCCGGAAAGGTTACGGGACAGACGGTATCTTCAATGAACTACTGCATTACCTATTTTGAGGTGAACAAAGACAATCAAATCGTCGGGGTGTTCTGGAAAGGCGATTGCAAGGCGTTGGAAAGGGCGGATGGGCAACCGGATGAGGGTGTTCCCGGATCAGAGGGGGGAGGCCGTTGAAGATAAGTAATGTCTCTGAAATGAGGGATCTGGACCGGACCGCCATTGAGCAATTCGGCATCAGGGAAGAGCTGTTGATGGAGAATGCCGGAAATGCGACCTATTCTGTCATTGCAAATGAGTTCGGCGTCAGGGGAAAGACTTTCATCGTCTGCAGCGGCATCGGGAATAACGGCGGGGACGGATTTGTCATTGCCAGGAAGATCCACTCCAATGGGGGAAAGGTCAAGGTATTTGTTTTAGGCGACAGGGCGAAATACCAGGGTGCGGCAAGACTGAACCTGGACATCCTCTCGAAACTGGGGATTTTCATTGGAGAGGTGACATCCGCGGATCCCATCAGAATGGATATCGGCCACACAGACGCCATCGTGGACGCCATCTTCGGCACGGGGCTTGTGCGGGAGGTGACAGGGGTCTATAGGGATGTCATTGAGCTGATCAACGCCAGCGGCAAGACCGTATTCAGCGCCGACATCCCCTCAGGGATTTCAGGCGATACCGGAAAGGTGATGGGGATCGCCGTTCGCGCCGACTACACCGTGACCTTCGGTCTTCCTAAACTGGGCAATATCCTGTTGCCGGGTCATGAGCTCTGCGGAAGGCTGTATGTCACACATATCTCCTTCCCACCTGTCATATATGACTCGGATGCACTCAAAGTGGAAGTAAATCGGCCCGGCATATTGCCTCCAAGGGACCGGAACGCCCATAAGGGGGATGTGGGGCAGGTCCTCTTCATCGCAGGCGCCTCCACCTATTTCGGGGCCCCCTATTTTTCCGCCCTCTCCTTCTTAAAGGCAGGGGGGGGGTATTCGCGGCTCGCGGCACCCGCATCCATCATCCCGTTTATCGGCGCCAAGGGGAGTGAGATCGTCTTCTTCCCCCAGAAAGAGACGGATGCGGGGAGTATCGCACCTGAGAATAAGAACGCCCTGGTGGACCTGGCCGCCAAAATGGATATGGTTGTTCTGGGACCCGGCCTCTCCCTGAATGAAGAAACCCAGGCCCTGGCGAGGACGTTGACCAGAGAGATCCATCGGCCGATTCTCATCGACGGTGACGGGATTACCGCTGTTTCACAGGATCCGGAGGTCTTGAGACACCGAAACGCCTATACTATTCTTACCCCGCACCCGGGGGAGATGGCGAGGCTCACCGGATTGAGCATTCAGGAAATCGACGGCGACAAGATCACCACCCTTCAGCGGACGTCAAAGGATCTCAATGCAACGGTGGTGCTGAAGGGGGGGCGTTCCCTCATAGGATTTCCCGACGGGAAGGTGTATGCCAATATGACCGGGAATCCGGGCATGGCGAGTGCCGGATCAGGAGATGTCCTGACAGGGACAGTGGCTGCCATGTTCGGCCTGGGCCTGTCTCTGGGGGAGGCGGTCTTGAAAGGGGTCTTCATTCATGGATTTGCCGGGGATCTGGCTGCAGAGGAAAAAGGCGAGGACGGCATTACCGCCCAGGATATCCTTGAGCATCTGCCACTTGCCATGAAAATGGACAGGGCCGGACTGAGTGAGACATACCGCTCCCGCTACCGCGGAGCGCAACGGATTTAGACGTCTTGAAATCACCGGGTCCCGACGCCCTGGTCAGTTCCCAATCCATAATGGTGTCGTTTAAATTCACACCATGTGGCATTCCTGATACACCTTGAATCTGATTTTGCCGATGCCGGGGATAACCGTCAATAATTTATGCGTTGCCTGCCGGAATTTATTGACAGGGAGGGATCGCAGGCAGCATGTTTATCCCGGATAAAGTTTGGGCCCTTCGGGAATTCCCACGGGCGGAGATAAGGGTTGAACTGAATCCATGCAGCCTTTTTTTAAGCGCTTTGGCAATCGATTAAGGCATTTATAAGTGGGCCACCCACGGATTACGTTATAAAATCCTGACTTCCGGGGAGAATGTGAAAAACAGCAGCCGGTGAACCGAAGCGGCCAGTCAGTGATTATCCTCTATTTGTGATAAAGCTTGGCAGGGGTTTTGCAAAGAGATTCAAGGGAGAATCGAACAGCGAAAAAAGGCTTCTCGCATGTGCGTGCATCTTTTGTCCCGGGATCTTAAACCACTTAGGAGGGAAGATTAATAAGGGACGGAACAACGGCATGCCGGGAAGCCTTTTTTAATCCCCCTGTCTCCCTTTACCCCTGCGCTTTTTCTTCCCGGATACCCCGCATAAACGATCCTATGCCCCCATACACAGAACGAACCTACAGAAGACGGATCCGGCCCAAGGGGCTGTGCTGCTTTGAGGTAACTGTCAGAGAAACAGATCTCTGGGTTTGCACCGGCAGGGATTTGGAAACGGAAACCAGGGACCTGGTATTCGCGGCCAGGCTCCAGCTGGAAACCTATATCCAATACCATCCGGAATTTCTAACGTCTCTCGTTCCCCTGAAGGAAGACCCGTATGCCCCCCAATTCATAAGAGAGATGATCCGTGCAGCAGGGAAGGCCGGCGTGGGACCCATGGCCGCTGTTGCCGGCGCTATTGCCCAGCAGGTCGGAGAAGGGCTCCTGAATCTGACGGATCAGGTGATTGTTGAAAATGGGGGAGACATATTCCTGAAAGCCGACCGGCCCCTGACCGTATCTATGTTTGCAGGGACCTCGCCTCTCAGCGGGAGGTTTGGCATCCTCATCCCCCCGCGACAGATGCCTTTAGGCGTCTGCTCTTCATCAGGGACCGTCGGCCACTCCCTGAGTCACGGGATTGCGGATGCGGTCTGCCTTCTGTCGCCATCAGCCGCTTTGGCCGATAGTGCGGCCACCGCCCTGGGAAACAGAGTCAAGAGGAAGCGGGATCTTGAGAACGCCGCGGGGTGGGCCGATCGAATTGAGGGGATACTGGGAGGTGTGGTCATACTGGGAGACGCCATGGCCACATGGGGGGACGTTGAACTGGTAGAGATATGAGAAAGGAGGCGCCCCGCAAAAGGACGCGGGATCTTCGACAAGGCGCAAGGGATTGAGGGATTACACACAAATTGCGAATCCGGCAACTTCTCCCGGATCAAATCAACCCAACGAACCCAAGCGGCCCGACAAACCCCTAAAGCGGCCTGACAGCGGCAACCAAACAGGTTTCACCCAAGTCCCAGTAGCGTTCCGGACGCCCGTGGGGGTCTCTGCCCAAGAGCTGCAATAAAATGCGGTCGTATCGTTCGGCGGCCGCCCCCGGGCTCCGAATAATGTTTACGGAAAGGCAGCAAGGACATACCGTCCCATAAAAGGCAGTACTTGGGGCTGGAACAGACTGTATTGTAAAGCCCTGCTGCCGTCCCCAGGAGCTGTATTCGGTTTTTGCTGCTCTTGGGCAGAGACCCCCACGGGCAAACTTCTTCGCACGTTGCAGAGAAGTTACAGACAAAGAGTCTAACCCGGCCGCCCTTTTCAGAGATCATAGAGGGTCTCATCCACCCGGGGAGGCCGGTATCTGACGCCTGAGGCCGATTTTT is a window of Deltaproteobacteria bacterium DNA encoding:
- a CDS encoding NAD(P)H-hydrate dehydratase encodes the protein MKISNVSEMRDLDRTAIEQFGIREELLMENAGNATYSVIANEFGVRGKTFIVCSGIGNNGGDGFVIARKIHSNGGKVKVFVLGDRAKYQGAARLNLDILSKLGIFIGEVTSADPIRMDIGHTDAIVDAIFGTGLVREVTGVYRDVIELINASGKTVFSADIPSGISGDTGKVMGIAVRADYTVTFGLPKLGNILLPGHELCGRLYVTHISFPPVIYDSDALKVEVNRPGILPPRDRNAHKGDVGQVLFIAGASTYFGAPYFSALSFLKAGGGYSRLAAPASIIPFIGAKGSEIVFFPQKETDAGSIAPENKNALVDLAAKMDMVVLGPGLSLNEETQALARTLTREIHRPILIDGDGITAVSQDPEVLRHRNAYTILTPHPGEMARLTGLSIQEIDGDKITTLQRTSKDLNATVVLKGGRSLIGFPDGKVYANMTGNPGMASAGSGDVLTGTVAAMFGLGLSLGEAVLKGVFIHGFAGDLAAEEKGEDGITAQDILEHLPLAMKMDRAGLSETYRSRYRGAQRI
- a CDS encoding UPF0280 family protein, giving the protein MPPYTERTYRRRIRPKGLCCFEVTVRETDLWVCTGRDLETETRDLVFAARLQLETYIQYHPEFLTSLVPLKEDPYAPQFIREMIRAAGKAGVGPMAAVAGAIAQQVGEGLLNLTDQVIVENGGDIFLKADRPLTVSMFAGTSPLSGRFGILIPPRQMPLGVCSSSGTVGHSLSHGIADAVCLLSPSAALADSAATALGNRVKRKRDLENAAGWADRIEGILGGVVILGDAMATWGDVELVEI